The following nucleotide sequence is from Zea mays cultivar B73 chromosome 1, Zm-B73-REFERENCE-NAM-5.0, whole genome shotgun sequence.
TGGAGGGAGATATAATGATCAGATCGGTGAATTTACTTGTTTGGATATGATCTGCTCAATGTCAAAGCCAAGTTCAGGGTTAACAGTTGAAAGTTTCATTGACAAGAACTGCAAGTTCGAAATTGTATTAGAACTGGATTATATATACTAACAAGATGTCACACATATTCCAAAGCAATTCAACTACAGATGCACTATCACTACCTCCACTTGTCGTTGCAATGACTGTACATAGTTGATAATCTCATCGAGCATGACTGCCTTGCCAGTGATCTGCCCGAAAGAAACTTGTAATGTATGGACTAGAGGAGTTTTTGAGAAATGCTCGCACCAAACAAAGGAGAAGTTACCTTACTGCATCCaggaacaagatcttgaagaagcttcattctctcACTTATCTTTTTTCTCCTCAGCTGCAGAGTTTCATTAACTTCAAGTGTGAGTGAAGGTAATAAAGCAAACTGAACTGGTAGTTACTAATTACAAGAGAGAAATTTACTCTTTCTGCGAGGCTGTGGCTGTTAGTGGCTTGACCTCGCTTTGCCCGGATATGAACATAGTCCTCTTTAGTACCATCACCATCAGAAGAATCTTCCTTGCTTTGTATTTTGGGCGAAATCTTTCTGTTCCCCTCCTCCATTGAATTCCTTTCTGGCTGAGATGAACCTTCTGTTTGTTGATCACCTGCATTCTATAGCCAGCAATTACAAGACAGCCAGTCAATACCATAAGAAACCATCAACATATAATTCTAGACATGTAGATTAGATGAGGAAGTGAGCTCAACAAGAAATCTTACAGGCAACAATGTGACACAGTCCTCCACTCCTTTCCTCTTCTTCACACCTCCGCTATGCTCATCACTCATTTGGATGTCATGACTTAATGTACCTGCGAGAATTATTATTGTTTCTATTAACTCCAGAATTGTCACCATCAGAAAGATCTACCTGGCAACATGATACAAAACTAACCAGATGAAGATTGATACAACCCCAGCCTATCTTCTAAGCCCATGCCGTAAGGTCCAAACCCATGTTGTCCACTATAAGCTATCTTTTGATGCATTGTGTAAGAATTCCAATTTGCCTCGGAGAATTCTCTGCCACTATTTGCACTAGGACCTTGATCAGATTGCTGGCCTGAGTACATCTCCAATTATCCAGAAACACCAACGTTCCTCAATCACCTATTCAAGATAAACAGAAGGTAAACAGTATGAATGAAACTACAGAAGGTAAACATTGGCCCATAGCGCCTTGTACAAAGGAGTAAACATTGATCAACTGGTTTGGTTGAGGTCGAGGGCAAACAGTGTCACCTCAACTGGTAACCTAACAAAGTTGAAAAGCAACCAGTCCCTTCGAGAATAACCATGCTATCCCTAACTACAGATAAAAAGACGGGCAAAAGAACCATCCACCGTCCAGGCAAAGGCCTGGTGGAACTGCATTACAGCTGGAGAAGACATGCTTCACCCATAGCCTTTGAGAACAAACCAAATCTGCAACAGGCTAAAGCACACAGTCCAGAAAGTGAAACTTTAAACCCAGGGCATAAAGGAGGAGACACAGGAGAAATAACCCCATCATTAAGCAAACGGCACTCACTAACTGAGTCTTTTGGAGCAAAGTGAATGAAATGGGAGGAGAGCCAGCTCTTCCTAAAAGACTAAAAACACCAAAGCTAATTGGGAACAGGAAAAGTTACCAAATCTTCAATAACCAGGCATGTACCACACTAGTACCATTGAGCTTGAAAGAAAAGGGTCATGTTTCACCAGATGAAGAATACGAAAACAAGTTTGGAACTAACCAAGAAGTGCGGTCTCCTTTAGGATATGGCTAGGCAGCTGCTCCTTAAGAAGCTAAAAGAGCTCCTAGTAATGTTATTGGGAATTTAAACTAACGGGCCCTACTTGGATGAGTAAAATCACAGGACTAGCATCTCCAGGAACGCACAGAAAACATGAAGCTGTCTCCAAACAGGGCTACCGATCACTTTATAGTTTCTTCATAATCTTGGAAAAACAGCAAATGTGAAATGAAAACTT
It contains:
- the LOC100193160 gene encoding uncharacterized isoform X1; the protein is MYSGQQSDQGPSANSGREFSEANWNSYTMHQKIAYSGQHGFGPYGMGLEDRLGLYQSSSGTLSHDIQMSDEHSGGVKKRKGVEDCVTLLPNAGDQQTEGSSQPERNSMEEGNRKISPKIQSKEDSSDGDGTKEDYVHIRAKRGQATNSHSLAERLRRKKISERMKLLQDLVPGCSKITGKAVMLDEIINYVQSLQRQVEFLSMKLSTVNPELGFDIEQIISKQMMLSQDRHLAFYGVDPGSSSLTAPFNQGIVQPAMMCNISNPADVLHGTIHDVSTMNQIPSMWEGLQSMPQMNFNPGVAADSGTNNSGSMKIEQ